From one Anopheles cruzii chromosome 3, idAnoCruzAS_RS32_06, whole genome shotgun sequence genomic stretch:
- the LOC128274558 gene encoding protein croquemort-like, which yields MCSSCSNMQKKLVSLGFSAFLILFAITLGVLWPSMSTKVLHDKLMVKNGSSNYNNWIRTPIPMYLEVYFFNWSNAHLHADASVKPHFTEMGPYTFSEVHERVNLMWNTNNTVTYNQRRTWHFVPELSNGSLDDSITNLNVISLNVAYLMRDVKFPLDIPVKTILETHGSFLWKNKTVRELLFDGVDDPLLDLIRTLPDIRSKVPFDRFGWFYGRNLSETFDGSFTMRTGADDIESTGLLTQWNGAARTGMYRGRCGAVYGTSGELWPPYAETPSNITLFPSDICRSVTLQKGEPVSLYNVQGVKYIGDGRVFDNGVTYPEAACWCNADPQHCPDLKPGIFNASACKYGSPTFVSFPHFYLADESYQTAVDGMRPNRTVHEFYMAIETKTGIPLDVRAQLQINEHLQLIKTFSMYKNAPDVMVPMLWFRQRATLTQKLAEQAKLALALPTLGIYVAFFFGSIGVIMGCVFLYLAIRKWTPSTDIVPYEELAN from the exons ATGTGTTCATCATGCTCGAACATGCAGAAGAAATTGGTATCGCTCGGATTCTCGGCCTTTCTGATTTTGTTCGCCATCACCCTCGGTGTCCTCTGGCCGTCCATGTCTACCAAAGTGCTGCACGAT AAACTGATGGTCAAAAATGGCTCGAGCAATTACAACAATTGGATCAGAACTCCCATTCCTATGTACCTGGAGGTGTACTTCTTCAACTGGAGTAACGCACACCTGCACGCGGATGCATCCGTTAAGCCTCACTTTACCGAAATGGGACCGTACACCTTTAGTGAGGTGCACGAGCGCGTAAACTTGATGTGGAACACTAACAACACCGTGACGTACAACCAGCGGCGTACGTGGCATTTTGTGCCGGAACTTTCGAACGGTTCGCTGGACGATTCGATAACGAATCTTAACGTTATATCATTG AATGTAGCCTATCTTATGCGAGATGTAAAGTTTCCTCTGGACATTCCGGTGAAAACGATACTGGAAACGCACGGATCGTTcctgtggaaaaacaaaaccgtccGAGAGCTTCTGTTCGACGGTGTTGACGATCCGCTACTGGATTTGATCCGAACGTTACCGGACATCCGGTCGAAAGTaccgttcgatcgattcggctGGTTCTATGGCCGCAACCTGAGCGAAACCTTCGATGGGTCCTTCACGATGCGTACGGGTGCCGATGATATTGAGAGCACGGGTTTACTGACCCAGTGGAACGGAGCGGCACGAACTGGCATGTACCGCGGGCGGTGTGGAGCCGTTTACGGCACCTCCGGTGAACTGTGGCCACCGTACGCTGAAACACCATCGAACATTACGCTCTTTCCTTCGGATATATGTCGCTCGGTTACGCTGCAAAAGGGCGAGCCGGTTTCACTGTACAACGTGCAGGGTGTAAAGTACATCGGAGACGGTCGCGTGTTCGATAACGGTGTCACGTATCCGGAGGCGGCCTGTTGGTGCAATGCCGATCCGCAGCACTGTCCCGATCTGAAACCGGGCATATTCAATGCATCGGCCTGCAAGTATGGTTCCCCAACGTTCGTGTCGTTCCCACACTTTTACCTCGCCGACGAAAGCTACCAAACGGCAGTGGACGGTATGCGGCCAAACAGGACCGTGCACGAGTTTTACATGGCGATTGAGACGAAAACCGGCATTCCGCTGGACGTTCGCGCTCAGCTACAAATCAACGAGCACCTGCAGCTGATCAAGACATTCAG TATGTATAAAAATGCTCCCGATGTAATGGTACCCATGCTATGGTTCCGACAACGTGCCACGTTGACACAGAAGCTGGCCGAACAAGCTAAG CTGGCCCTTGCTCTACCGACGCTCGGCATCTATGTGGCCTTTTTCTTTGGCTCAATTGGCGTCATCATGGGGTGCGTGTTCCTATACTTGGCTATTAGGAAATGGACCCCAAGTACGGACATCGTTCCGTATGAAGAGCTTGCCAACTAA
- the LOC128274273 gene encoding arrestin homolog gives MVYNFKVFKKCAPNGKVTLYMGKRDFVDHVSGVEPIDGIIVLDDEYIRDNRKIYGQVVCSFRYGREEDEVMGLNFQKELFLASEQIYPRPEKSDKEQTKLQERLLKKLGPNAVPFTFNISPNAPSSVTLQQGEDDNGDPCGVSYYVKIYAGESETDRTHRRSTVTLGIRKIQFAPTKQGQQPCTVVRKDFMLSPGELELEVTLDKQLYLHGERIGVNICIRNNSNKMVKKIKAMIQQGVDVVLFQNGSYRNTVASLETSEGCPIQPGSSLSKVMYLTPLLSSNKQRRGVALDGQIKRQEQCMASTTLLAQPDQRDAFGIIISYAVKVKLFLGALGGELSAELPFVLMHPKPGTKAKIIHADSQADVETFRQDTMDCQASVDFD, from the exons ATGGTGTACAACTTCAAAGTCTTCAAGAAGTGCGCCCCGAATGGAAAGGTCACGCTTTACATGGGCAAGCGTGATTTCGTCGATCATGTTTCCGGTGTCGAACCGATCG ATGGTATTATCGTTTTAGACGATGAATACATTCGCGATAATCGCAAGATCTACGGCCAGGTGGTCTGTAGTTTCCGTTATGGGCGCGAGGAAGACGAGGTGATGGGGCTGAACTTCCAGAAGGAACTGTTCCTCGCGTCGGAACAGATCTATCCGCGGCCGGAGAAGTCGGACAAGGAGCAGACCAAGCTGCAGGAGCGTCTGCTGAAGAAGCTCGGCCCTAACGCGGTGCCGTTCACGTTCAACATCTCGCCGAACGCCCCATCGTCGGTGACGCTCCAGCAGGGCGAGGATGACAATGGCGATCCCTGCGGTGTTTCGTACTACGTGAAAATCTATGCCGGCGAGTCGGAAACCGATCGTACCCATCGTCGCAGCACGGTCACGCTCGGCATCCGCAAGATCCAGTTTGCGCCGACGAAACAGGGCCAGCAGCCTTGCACGGTGGTGCGCAAGGACTTTATGCTCAGCCCTGgggagctggagctggaggtGACGCTCGACAAGCAACTGTATCTGCACGGCGAACGAATAGGCGTCAACATCTGCATACGCAACAACTCGAACAAGATGGTCAAAAAGATCAAGGCCATGATCCAGCAGGGGGTCGATGTTGTGCTCTTCCAGAACGGCAGCTACCGCAACACGGTGGCTTCCCTGGAGACTAGCGAAGGATGCCCCATTCAGCCCGGTTCCAGCCTGTCGAAGGTGATGTACCTCACACCGCTGCTGTCTAGCAATAAGCAGCGCCGCGGTGTTGCTCTCGATGGGCAAATCAAGCGCCAAGAGCAGTGTATGGCCTCAACTACTCT TTTGGCTCAACCGGATCAACGTGACGCTTTCGGAATCATCATTTCCTACGCGGTTAAGGTTAAGCTGTTCCTTGGCGCCCTGGGTGGTGAGCTTTCGGCCGAACTGCCGTTCGTACTGATGCACCCGAAG CCCGGTACTAAGGCGAAGATCATTCATGCGGACAGCCAGGCAGACGTCGAGACCTTCCGGCAGGACACCATGGATTGCCAGGCTTCTGTCGATTTTGATTGA
- the LOC128273092 gene encoding cytoplasmic protein NCK1 isoform X1 has translation MAGSIKQEDVCYVVAKYDYASQGAQELDLRKNERYLLLDDSKHWWRVQNTRNQSGYVPSNYVKKEKKSVSLFDSFKKKVKKGSGSKTLPNCSPSRQVDSPTMSRRLPPDPSEAIASTPIGSAIVKYNYQAQQQDELSLTKGTRILILEKSNDGWWRGQSGSATGWFPSNYTTEENEDDTLHTYAMAENVLDIVVALYSFNSNNDTELSFEKGDRLEILDRPAADPEWYKARNNNGQIGLVPRNYLQELSEYLAQPFRSNGSGPDSLDRRPNDAQSNNNNSNTNNSNNNNSQQPERPHLTGKSWYYGAITRSQCDTVLNSHGHDGDYLIRDSETNLGDYSVSLKAPGRNKHFRVHVEGNMYCIGQRKFHTLDQLVDHYQRAPIYTNKQGEKLYLVRPLPKANGT, from the exons ATGGCTGGAAGTATTAAGCAAG AGGATGTTTGCTACGTGGTGGCCAAATACGACTACGCTTCGCAAGGTGCCCAAGAGCTGGATTTGAGGAAAAACGAACGTTATCTTTTGCTGGACGACAGCAAGCACTGGTGGCGGGTACAGAACACGCGCAACCAGTCCGGCTACGTGCCTAGCAATTACGtaaagaaggagaaaaaatcGGTCTCGCTGTTCGATAGCTTCAAGAAAAAGGTCAAGAAAGGTTCGGGCAGCAAAACGTTACCGAACTGCTCGCCCTCTCGACAGGTGGACAGTCCTACCATGAGCCGGCGGCTACCACCGGATCCGTCGGAAGCGATCG CTTCCACCCCGATAGGATCTGCCATAGTGAAATACAACTACCAGGCGCAGCAACAGGATGAACTGTCGCTGACGAAAGGCACACGGATACTGATATTGGAAAAGTCAAACGATGGATGGTGGCGCGGCCAGAGcggatcggccaccggttggttCCCGAGCAACTACACTACGGAAGAAAACGAAGACGACACCCTGCATACGTACGCGATGGCGGAAAATGTGCTAGACATTGTCGTTGCCCTGTACTCTTTCAATTCGAACAACGACACTGAGCTATCGTTCGAGAAGGGCGATCGGTTGGAAATCCTCGATCGCCCCGCGGCTGATCCCGAGTG GTACAAAGCACGCAATAATAACGGACAGATTGGGCTGGTGCCGCGAAACTATCTTCAGGAGTTGTCGGAATATTTAGCGCAACCCTTTAGAAGCAACGGCAGTGGTCCGGACTCTCTCGACCGCCGGCCTAACGACGCTCaatcgaacaacaacaattccaACACCAACAATAGTAACAATAACAACTCGCAGCAGCCGGAGCGACCCCATCTAACCGGCAAAAGCTGGTACTATGGTGCCATAACGCGAAGTCAATGTGATACGGTGTTGAACTCTCACGGACACGATGGTGACTACTTAATTCGCGATAGTGAAACAAAT CTGGGAGACTATTCAGTATCGCTGAAGGCACCCGGACGCAATAAGCACTTCCGCGTGCACGTCGAAGGAAACATGTACTGCATTGGGCAGCGTAAGTTTCACACTCTCGATCAGCTAGTGGACCACTACCAAAGAGCCCCCATCTACACCAACAAGCAGGGCGAAAAGTTATATCTTGTGCGACCATTGCCCAAAGCCAATGGTACCTAA
- the LOC128273092 gene encoding cytoplasmic protein NCK1 isoform X2 has protein sequence MAGSIKQEDVCYVVAKYDYASQGAQELDLRKNERYLLLDDSKHWWRVQNTRNQSGYVPSNYVKKEKKSVSLFDSFKKKVKKGSGSKTLPNCSPSRQVDSPTMSRRLPPDPSEAIGSAIVKYNYQAQQQDELSLTKGTRILILEKSNDGWWRGQSGSATGWFPSNYTTEENEDDTLHTYAMAENVLDIVVALYSFNSNNDTELSFEKGDRLEILDRPAADPEWYKARNNNGQIGLVPRNYLQELSEYLAQPFRSNGSGPDSLDRRPNDAQSNNNNSNTNNSNNNNSQQPERPHLTGKSWYYGAITRSQCDTVLNSHGHDGDYLIRDSETNLGDYSVSLKAPGRNKHFRVHVEGNMYCIGQRKFHTLDQLVDHYQRAPIYTNKQGEKLYLVRPLPKANGT, from the exons ATGGCTGGAAGTATTAAGCAAG AGGATGTTTGCTACGTGGTGGCCAAATACGACTACGCTTCGCAAGGTGCCCAAGAGCTGGATTTGAGGAAAAACGAACGTTATCTTTTGCTGGACGACAGCAAGCACTGGTGGCGGGTACAGAACACGCGCAACCAGTCCGGCTACGTGCCTAGCAATTACGtaaagaaggagaaaaaatcGGTCTCGCTGTTCGATAGCTTCAAGAAAAAGGTCAAGAAAGGTTCGGGCAGCAAAACGTTACCGAACTGCTCGCCCTCTCGACAGGTGGACAGTCCTACCATGAGCCGGCGGCTACCACCGGATCCGTCGGAAGCGATCG GATCTGCCATAGTGAAATACAACTACCAGGCGCAGCAACAGGATGAACTGTCGCTGACGAAAGGCACACGGATACTGATATTGGAAAAGTCAAACGATGGATGGTGGCGCGGCCAGAGcggatcggccaccggttggttCCCGAGCAACTACACTACGGAAGAAAACGAAGACGACACCCTGCATACGTACGCGATGGCGGAAAATGTGCTAGACATTGTCGTTGCCCTGTACTCTTTCAATTCGAACAACGACACTGAGCTATCGTTCGAGAAGGGCGATCGGTTGGAAATCCTCGATCGCCCCGCGGCTGATCCCGAGTG GTACAAAGCACGCAATAATAACGGACAGATTGGGCTGGTGCCGCGAAACTATCTTCAGGAGTTGTCGGAATATTTAGCGCAACCCTTTAGAAGCAACGGCAGTGGTCCGGACTCTCTCGACCGCCGGCCTAACGACGCTCaatcgaacaacaacaattccaACACCAACAATAGTAACAATAACAACTCGCAGCAGCCGGAGCGACCCCATCTAACCGGCAAAAGCTGGTACTATGGTGCCATAACGCGAAGTCAATGTGATACGGTGTTGAACTCTCACGGACACGATGGTGACTACTTAATTCGCGATAGTGAAACAAAT CTGGGAGACTATTCAGTATCGCTGAAGGCACCCGGACGCAATAAGCACTTCCGCGTGCACGTCGAAGGAAACATGTACTGCATTGGGCAGCGTAAGTTTCACACTCTCGATCAGCTAGTGGACCACTACCAAAGAGCCCCCATCTACACCAACAAGCAGGGCGAAAAGTTATATCTTGTGCGACCATTGCCCAAAGCCAATGGTACCTAA
- the LOC128272982 gene encoding adenosine kinase — protein sequence MTNESDDLMITSCDRCPRLVAFGNILLDISVELKDGKILEEFDLKPDDQREIPAEKLAALVSVAVETCGKPIYNPGGSALNTCRILRALGEKNIIFCGAIGIDENGQILQQILKECALNTCIQTLPDQITGTCMCLISGDKRSLNANIGASLHFKKEFVSSRWCQSKIGICKSAAHTNTDEDARIFYVEGYFVPEKFHICTYIYDHYCKGTANIFVTNLNASYILEQFTAEMRYLVQHADLVFGNLAEFVALAHIYQCSDVDELARTLIKQYRKQQRSKILIATDGCRSVRLYYGAGSKFTAVSFPVPVIPTNLVIDTTGAGDSFVAGFLYKFMNDASPTLADCVRYGCKVAGKVIRQVGCNLPASVPSSPLGSPSRLP from the exons ATGACGAATGAAAGTGATGATCTCATGATTACCAGCTG CGATCGCTGTCCGCGGTTGGTGGCGTTCGGCAACATTTTGCTCGATATAAGCGTCGAGCTGAAGGATGGCAAAATTTTAGAAGAGTTTGATTTGAAACCGGATGATCAGAGGGAAATTCCCGCAGAGAAACTTGCTGCCCTTGTGTCTGTTGCCGTAGAAAC CTGCGGAAAACCGATATACAATCCGGGCGGGTCGGCACTCAACACGTGCCGCATATTGCGCGCACTTGGAGAAAAAAATATAATCTTCTGCGGAGCTATAGGCATTGACGAAAATGGGCAGATATTGCAACAGATTTTAAAGGAGTGTGCATTGAACACATG CATTCAAACTTTGCCGGATCAAATCACCGGCACGTGCATGTGCCTCATCAGTGGTGATAAGCGAAGCCTCAACGCGAATATCGGTGCGTCGTTACACTTCAAAAAGGAGTTTGTTAGCTCGCGGTGGTGTCAATCGAAAATTGGTATATGCAAATCTGCCGCGCATACCAACACCGACGAGGATGCTCGAATATTCTACGTAGAGGGTTACTTCGTTCCGGAGAAGTTTCACATTTGCACCTATATATACGATCACTACTGTAAAGGCACGGCCAACATTTTCGTGACCAACTTGAATGCCTCGTACATACTAGAGCAGTTCACCGCGGAGATGCGGTACCTCGTGCAGCATGCAGATCTGGTGTTTGGCAATCTGGCCGAGTTCGTGGCACTGGCCCACATCTACCAGTGCAGTGACGTGGATGAATTGGCCCGCACACTCATCAAACAGTACCGCAAGCAGCAACGCAGCAAAATACTCATTGCCACCGATGGCTGCAGAAGCGTGCGCCTATATTATGGGGCCGGATCAAAGTTCACCGCGGTAagcttcccggtgccggtaatACCCACAAACTTAGTCATCGATACTACCGGCGCTGGCGACTCGTTCGTGGCCGGTTTTCTGTACAAATTCATGAACGACGCGAGCCCCACGCTAGCGGACTGCGTTCGATACGGGTGCAAGGTGGCGGGAAAAGTGATCCGCCAGGTGGGCTGCAATTTGCCCGCTAGCGTTCCCTCTTCACCGCTTGGTTCGCCCTCAAGGCTGCCATAG